The DNA segment AAATATTGATCACTCATTTCGGCACTGATGTTCATCATTTCCTGCCTTTTTGTGAGGTCCCGATTGCCTCGAAAACCGAAAATATGGGTGATTTTCTTTGCGGCTGCGTCATGAACCGTTTGTAGACAATTGAAAACGGCATCTGCTGTATGGGCATAATCAATCACTACAGTGGAACCGTTTTTCAAAGGGTACGTAGTAAAGCGACCAGGTACACCTGGAAAATTACGAATGGAATCGAAAATGTCTGTAGTTGTCTTCCCATCTAACTGTGTTGCTGCAGCATAAGCCTGAAGGGTGTTATACAAGTTATGCAAGCCGGCCATGGGGGACTCTAGTGTATGTATGTCATGACCTTTAATTTTAACGGATGGCGGATCAACTGAAAGCTGTTCTAGGATTTGCAGGTTGTTTGTAGCTGATCTGCCGACTGTGTACGTTTGTCTTCCTTCTTGACGTAGTTCTTCAGCCAACTTCTCACCATAAACATCATCTGAATTGATGACGGCTGTACCGTTTGACTTGAGTTTGTGGAATAATGCTTTTTTTACCTCGTAGTACTGATCAATGGTTCCATGATAATCCAAGTGTTCATGAGTTAAGTTTGTGAAGAGGCACAGATCAAAGTGGAGACCTTCTAATCGATATTCGGCTAACCCGTGCGAGGAAGCTTCCATAATTACAACTTCATCCCTGCTTTTGTCAATCAACTGATTTAATGTTAGGGCATTTGGGGTTGTATTAACTGTCTTTGAATATTGCCCATTGATGACGTTTTGTATGGTGCCTAATAGGGAACAAGAGTAACCCATATCCTCAAGAATATGTTTCATTAAATAGCTGGTTGTCGTCTTCCCATTTGTACCTGTGATACCGACCATGATTTTGCTTGATGCAGGATCATGGTAGTAATTGTGTGCGAGAATTCCTAATGCCTGTCTGCTGTTCGGAACTTGTATATAAGGAACGCCAGAGCTTTGATACTCTTGATCGCCTACAATCACCGCGGCCCCTTTTTTAATGGCATCTTGAATGTACGTATGTCCATCAAATTGATAACCTGATATGGCAACAAAAAGGCACCCTGGCTCTACCTCGTTAGAAGAATCGGTCAGTCCATGAATATCAATGTCATTAAACTTATGCATGTCCTCATATTGAAAGGGGACGTCTTGTAATAGTTGGTCAAGTTTCATTAATAATGTGCACACCTTTTTTATGTTTGAAATTAAGATGAATTTTAACGCTAATTTTATCAAATAAGAAGCAATCTATGTTGTAAAAATAAAAAATAAGCTAAAGGGTTCATAAATTAGCCATTAAGAGGGAACCAGGGGGGTTATGAAGCATTCTGGTTCCCTAAGATGTGGTTTTGTTGAAAAACTATCTCCCTTTATATCCTTTACGAAAGATCTCTTGAACTCCATGTACCGTGACATAAGCATCTGGATCGATATTTAGGATGATTTTTCTGAATGGCACGATTTCGTGTTTGTTAATAACAAGATATAAGACCTCTCTTTCCGAACCTGTGTAGCCACCTTTCCCGTCAAGCACTGTAATACCGCGAGCCATTTTGTTGGTAACAGCATCCAATACTTGGTTCGGATGGTTTGAAATGATCATAACGGCGGTACGTTCATTGGCTCCTTCTACTACGACATCGATAACTTTTGCGCCGACGTAGACAGAGAT comes from the Halobacillus shinanisalinarum genome and includes:
- a CDS encoding UDP-N-acetylmuramoyl-L-alanyl-D-glutamate--2,6-diaminopimelate ligase: MKLDQLLQDVPFQYEDMHKFNDIDIHGLTDSSNEVEPGCLFVAISGYQFDGHTYIQDAIKKGAAVIVGDQEYQSSGVPYIQVPNSRQALGILAHNYYHDPASSKIMVGITGTNGKTTTSYLMKHILEDMGYSCSLLGTIQNVINGQYSKTVNTTPNALTLNQLIDKSRDEVVIMEASSHGLAEYRLEGLHFDLCLFTNLTHEHLDYHGTIDQYYEVKKALFHKLKSNGTAVINSDDVYGEKLAEELRQEGRQTYTVGRSATNNLQILEQLSVDPPSVKIKGHDIHTLESPMAGLHNLYNTLQAYAAATQLDGKTTTDIFDSIRNFPGVPGRFTTYPLKNGSTVVIDYAHTADAVFNCLQTVHDAAAKKITHIFGFRGNRDLTKRQEMMNISAEMSDQYFLTMDDLNGVSEDDILQSLTFYRSQTKIGKGEIIPDRTLAIKKAINNSEPGEWIVITGKGHEQYKQQFSLPTHSDESTVDYVNNMKNVELN